The nucleotide window CTGCCAAGATAACATGGCGCCTGTGTTGCTCTCAGTGCTCTTTTCATGAACTGCCAAGAAGGAAATTAGAGCAAACAATGCCCACTGTTGTTGGCTCATCCTGGCCCTCCCTGGGGAccactgttaccatggcaatgtGGATCTGCCATGCAAACCGGGTCCAGTGCACTCCAGCGGAGGCGGCACATGCTCACACCAGCTAGCCAGCACTCACCACTGTAGATGACAGGACACTAACATTGACATCACATTGTGTCCGCCAACAGTGAAGACTATTCACAGCTTCCCCACATCCACGAAGCCCTCATCAAAGATCTCTAAGACACTGTCTGAAAAGCTGCTGAAGCAGAGTTATGCATCAGGCTGGAATTAAGACGGCAGTAAAATCATCACAAATAATCTTCAATTTATGTTATGTAATCTTATTTTATGCCTATTGTTCTGAAAACAGCAGTTTACAACACATTCACTgttcaataaaatatcaattaTTCGGCAATATTTGCCTCTGTTGTCACTTAGTCAGGATTGTGACTAGTGTAGTctaatgatgataatattaCAACAAGGTGGCGCTGATGGTagcattttatattgtttttttaacaaagtgTCATTCAGTGTAAGAAGTTGTGGTCATTCAGTGTAATGCatatattaatataaaaatCAAGCAATATGctaataatacattttgtttattaaaatatatgcaaaaataTACAATCAAACTAAATAATATTGTATTTTAAACAGATTTCACTTTGGTACAAAAACTTACGACTGGCAAATGGGTAAAACTTACTGGCTGGAAGAATATCAGCAGAGTGTAAAGATTTGAAATGACCATAAATTAGTTTTTTGGAGTGTCAATTAAGTGCTTAAATATAGTCCTTCAATAAGTCATATTCCTCCTTTTAATCTTCTTATGCCATACAagatttttttgatttattgattttattacaCTGAATGGCATTTTAGGGGTCGTCATTTAGAAATCAGAGTAAAAATGTATGTTGGTTACCATTTTTTGCCCAGAAAATATTAAAGTTAAACAATGCACACTCCAatttatcaaaaaaagaaaaataaattaagctgtataacacttttatttatttatcctttttttttttttttttttttgaggcttgAAAACCCAGTTTTGTCTTTGACCCTGCTGCACTAGCCAGTCCTGCAAACATGAACTCAGTGTCACAGATGCAAAGCAACAAAATGCAGCCTTACTcttaaaaaccaataaaaaacatttgaaaaaataatgctAAAACGCAGTCCATCTACTGTAGTGTGTCTACTGTACGCAGTACATGCACTGAGAAGTGTATTAATGGGCAACAAAGTTCTGATGGAACGTCCTGTGCAATATAATTTGCAGTTCAAATGTTGGCAGCCAAATGGCATCAGTAACTCCCGGGACAGAGACCTGCATGTCTCAACTAACCAGCACAACTGTAGCTGCACTTCAGATGCATGTGGGATTCAACTACAGCTGCAGCCTACACACCCTTTAAACACTCCGCCTTCGCCACTATAACAAGCAGTAAGCAGATCCAAATGGAGTGCACCTGTAGCTAACTGTGATCCTATGAATGAATACCTGCAGCTTATagaagtgcactgcaaaaaagacaataaaaattaaattaaaaaaaaaaaaaaaaaagtaatcatatgGAAATGTGGGCAAGCCTCAGGTTGCCATAAATCTGTTCCTGTCACAGTCATGTGAGTTCTGTTtgcctttgctttgttttctttgttttggtattatctgtgctctgtgtttccCTTTCTTGTTCCTGTAGCTTCACAGCTTGTTTTACACCTGTTCTGCATCAGCCTCATTAGCCCCACCCCTTGGTTTACCTGTTCATTAGTCCCACCTGTTCCCAATTCTCGCATtcgttcagtttatttttaagtcCAGCTCTCAGTTTgatctttgtcagtttgttgtTATTGGTCTTTGTTTCCAGCTGCTAGCCAGTCAAGCCTTTGTTATTCTTTTTCGAGCTTCAGTTCCAGTTGCCTTATACCAGTTTAGGCTTCAGTTTCCAGTCAGTCGCCTCCTTGTTTCCCTATGTGCATACTTGTGACAGTACAAGCTCACCACGGTTAAGAGAGATCTTTATCACCCGATAACAATCTATACACTGACTTTTGCACAAGCTCTTTGTGTGCAGTCTCCACCAGGATCTCTGAGGATGACTCTTGTTTGGTAATTACACCTGCCAtccagcagcaaaacaaaaattaggGAAATGGACTTGCCTGTAGCTGATTGCTTGGGCCTTGCAAACCTTAGTAAAACATCTCAGTTTAtagaaacatatttattgttttaaattttatatgGTTTAAATGTATGAATGCAGATATTCCCGTAGCATGAAGGAGGAGTAGCATCTTTAACTGTCAGTTTAGATGATTTCAGAGAAGAAAATACCTTAAAGCAACCACAAAGAGTCTTAGCTGGTTAAGAAACAGCCTTACTCATGACCTACAGAAGCAAATGAGACCATCAGTGAGAACATGTATGAACTGTAGAGTTATGCTTAATTTAACCTGTGGGACTGATGGGATCATGTGAAGGTGGAAAAAGCCAAATCTTACGCAGAAACGTCTCCTCGACATGTCCATACAGGTGGGATGCTGGCAGTAAACATCACGATCCACAGCTCTCTCATCACAGGCACATTAGGAGGGGAGGCCCTTCTGTCTGTCCGCTACATCAGTTTCAGCCCCGATCCGGCGGTCATCAGGTGGCAGCTGAAGAGGGAAAAGCCTGTCACCGTGGTTCAGTCCATTGGCACCGACATCATTGGGAACCTGAGGCCTGAGTACCGCGACCGCATCCTGGTGTTTGAGAATGGAACTCTGCTTCTCCACAACCTCCGATTCTCTGATGAGGGAACGTATGAAGTCGAGATCTCCATCACAGATGATACCTTTATAGGGGAGGGCAGCATCACGCTCACTGTGGATGGTAAGAAGACATGTTCCATTgtgatattaaaaaatgaatgtaagGATGCAATCATGCCTTAATTGTCTTTAGTTTGAACCACAGAGGAAAATGTTAAGCCCATGTCCCCACGAAGGGCATTCAATTTGAAAACCCTTTTTTGGTGCTGAGCCACAATAAACCACACTAGCGTTTTAAGGTCACTTTCCAAACGTTTGCTGTCCACATTGAAATGCCTTAAAACTCTTAAAGTGTAACTAAATGCCAAACCCAAGACTGGCCTCTAATGGTGAACAGTAGGGTTCTTTGGTGACAGATGATgtcaaaaacatcatcaaaggctgtgctgctccttttatttccttttgttcCTACAGTCAACATCTACAAACCAGCAAACCTAGCTGGTCACCATCATCAAACATACCTTAGCTGAATGTAACGGTAAATAGTGCAGACTGTCGTAGTTTATCCCAACTTTAGTGGAGAAGAAAAGTGCTCATTAACTTTTAACAGCTAATGGACATCTGCTGAAAACAAAGATTAACCCAACTATAAAGATAAACCACCTCGAAACATTTCTACTCACCTGTGTAAAGACGTAAAAACATTTAATCTAATTTGCTTAAAAAAGACAGCAGCATGAAAAAGACGCCACCTAGTGATCGCAGAAGTGATAACCTAGTTACAGGCAGTACACATAAAAAATTCTGCTGCTCTGACCATCCTGGcatctttcttctctttttaagTTCTGTGGTCTAGCTCTTAAGTCATAAAGCCACGGTTTACATTATGCCTCTCTATTTCACTTTGATATGAACCACTCAAGATGGAAATAGCTGTGCATTTTAACTCAAATGATAGCGGTTAAATGATATGAACAAAAATGCTTTGTGCAATGGCACACaaagaataataaaatcatATATCTATATGATTTATTTATCCTAAATTCATCAGAGATTATTGGAGTGTGGTTAAAGGACCGTAccagtcattttgaatgtttggcccatgtactacaatttatccacattttacatgactATTTTCATGCAGGgtaacaaaacatttcacaaaatcCCTAGTGTGAaggaagtttgaagtctctgaaagctaGATAGAAACCAATGGCTAgataaaaagtaggaaaaattaaatcaaagttCTATAATataactgcttgctttgggaagagTAGCAAAAATGTGGAGTATGTAGATTTTGTAAACATGCAGATGCACTGGTGTGGACCTTTTAAGTTTGATCTTCTAAAGCTATGAAACTCTTGattaataaatatgacatatCTGCAGACTGTAATAATTCACTGACCTCCCACAGAGTCCATATCCAGGCCCTATATCCACATGGAGTCCTCGTCAGTGCTGGAACTAAGCAAGAACTTCATCCTCAACTGCTCCCATGAGAACGGAACCAGGACTACATACAGTTGGACAAAAGGTGGGAAACCACTGGCCACTGAGAAGCGGTTCCTCTTGTCACCTGACCAGAAGCATTTGACCATCACACAGGTGTTGATGGCAGATGATGACATCTACAGCTGCACAGTGGAGAATCCTGTAGGCAGCATGACGAGCCTGCCTATCAAACTGACTGTCTACAGTAGGTGATATTGCCTTGACTACAAGTGTCAGTGGTTTCAATGTGAAGCAGAAGGGAATGAAGCCTCTTCATGTAGAGGCATATGCACTGTGCTAGACATATGAGGTGGCCAGCAGGATGAGCAGTTGACCTGTTTACTATATATTGAATGCACTGGGCTGTTTAtggccctgtgatggactggcaaccttaCCTTCTGCCCTATgaatgctgggataggctcaaGCCTTCTCTCAACCCAGATTAGGAAATAAACAAGTACAGAATATTGAGGagtggatggatagattgtTTATCCCAGCcaaatgaagcaaaaatgccaaaaaatctTGCCAAATGCCAAAATgccaaaagatttttttttttttttttttttttacaaagtctATATAAGTTGATTTCAAAATTTCTGTTGGTTATATAAGCAGTGTTATTTTTGAcacatatttttagatttagTCTAGACTTAGTCTTTTATCACTAATGCATCTAGTTACAttttagtaatttattttgatttagtcTAGTGACTAAAATTGTGGCTCTTCAGAGGTTTTCAGTGAAATTGGGTTGGGGATCTTAACAATTGTAAATACGTTTCAGGTTTGGTCCCAGGGTATCTCAAACATGCAACAGTACGCCCTCTCATAAAGTCTAATTTCGATATTGCAGATCTATCAACTTTTATACCAATCTCTGCTTTGCCTCTACTATCTAAGGTAATGGAGAAAGTGGTCTTACAGCAACTGCAGACTATCCTGTGTCAGAATAGCAACAGTAAGttttttcagtctggttttaaATCACATCAAGGTGGGAGGTCTTGAGCAGGGCCTTGGTGTCTGTGGTGGTGCCCTAAACTGTCTGGAATCATATCTGACAGATAGATTTTCTGTCAACAATGTGGATTACTGCTCTCAGTCAGCCCGTCTGACCAGTGGTGTACCACAAGGGTCCATACTG belongs to Myripristis murdjan chromosome 14, fMyrMur1.1, whole genome shotgun sequence and includes:
- the hepacamb gene encoding hepatic and glial cell adhesion molecule b isoform X1, giving the protein MAVCSVLPGVTNHARCLGRKQKAEMKTEKEARSKPTAMIPLVCLLVLFNPGGMLAVNITIHSSLITGTLGGEALLSVRYISFSPDPAVIRWQLKREKPVTVVQSIGTDIIGNLRPEYRDRILVFENGTLLLHNLRFSDEGTYEVEISITDDTFIGEGSITLTVDESISRPYIHMESSSVLELSKNFILNCSHENGTRTTYSWTKGGKPLATEKRFLLSPDQKHLTITQVLMADDDIYSCTVENPVGSMTSLPIKLTVYRRSSLYVILSTGGIFVLITLVTVCACWKPSKKSRHRVRKPLSKLYDNSQHPPISNSVDMLPKMTEHEGKNAVSLYILQDKDSSQDDSSSNSGVSPSEPGSPPSYTSSYTRSFTPSIQPVNPPARSSLRAPWPRTWRW
- the hepacamb gene encoding hepatic and glial cell adhesion molecule b isoform X2, yielding MLAVNITIHSSLITGTLGGEALLSVRYISFSPDPAVIRWQLKREKPVTVVQSIGTDIIGNLRPEYRDRILVFENGTLLLHNLRFSDEGTYEVEISITDDTFIGEGSITLTVDESISRPYIHMESSSVLELSKNFILNCSHENGTRTTYSWTKGGKPLATEKRFLLSPDQKHLTITQVLMADDDIYSCTVENPVGSMTSLPIKLTVYRRSSLYVILSTGGIFVLITLVTVCACWKPSKKSRHRVRKPLSKLYDNSQHPPISNSVDMLPKMTEHEGKNAVSLYILQDKDSSQDDSSSNSGVSPSEPGSPPSYTSSYTRSFTPSIQPVNPPARSSLRAPWPRTWRW